The following proteins come from a genomic window of Lolium rigidum isolate FL_2022 chromosome 5, APGP_CSIRO_Lrig_0.1, whole genome shotgun sequence:
- the LOC124656718 gene encoding uncharacterized protein LOC124656718 produces MTAGRHGGRAGGRLHRLLLAEVRPEVLLPASSSSGNLARDLLMLATTRSRCIQDHSRQQTKQLLRVMVGCRRGLLCCRDGGGEARMMNQCSPAMAAAPAVWPELLPLASSGDNATSTVGQHSELPLPREA; encoded by the exons ATGACGGCGGGGAGGCACGGAGGACGAGCCGGTGGTCGCCTGCACCGCCTGCTTCTGGCAGAAGTCCGGCCGGAGGTGCTTCTGCCGGCGTCTTCTTCTTCTGGCAACCTCGCCCGCGACCTACTGATGTTGGCCACCACTCGAAGCCGCTGCATCCAG GATCACTCACGGCAACAGACCAAACAGCTGCTGCGTGTGATGGTGGGCTGCCGGAGGGGCTTGCTGTGTTGCCGGGATGGCGGCGGGGAAGCACGGATGATGAATCAGTGTTCCCCTGCCATGGCTGCTGCTCCCGCAGTATGGCCGGAACTGCTGCCGCTGGCGTCTTCCGGCGACAACGCCACTTCTACTGTCGGCCAGCACTCTGAGCTGCCACTGCCTC GCGAAGCATGA